In the Sediminibacter sp. Hel_I_10 genome, one interval contains:
- a CDS encoding efflux RND transporter periplasmic adaptor subunit: MKRTKTAVILIFIVVVFGGALYYLWQKNSEDPVTYTSQTPTMETIVVKTVATGSIVPKEEILIKPNISGVVEEVFIEAGEYVKSGDLIAQIRVIPNVSSLTSAKNGISSSQTALQTAEINLQTQQSNYDRQKALFEKGVISANDFEGVKNTYLQTKQAVAQARINLNSASQNYDIIKTGTTSGLGNIAQTQVRATVSGMVLDVPVKAGNQVIEANNFNEGTSIASLADVQKMIFEGKVDESEVGKIKEGLPLEITVGAIEDEKFDAVLDYIAPKGVAENGAVQFAIKGSLKSIDSTFIRAGLSANASIILEKAENVLAIKEALVQYDKDTKKPYVELVIGDQEFERRDVELGISDGINVEVKSGLTKDDKIKVWNQVQGVPNYAQQ, encoded by the coding sequence ATGAAAAGAACAAAAACCGCTGTCATACTGATATTTATCGTTGTAGTATTTGGAGGAGCATTATACTACTTATGGCAAAAGAACTCCGAAGATCCTGTAACGTACACGTCGCAAACACCTACTATGGAGACGATAGTCGTCAAGACCGTAGCCACAGGAAGTATTGTGCCTAAAGAAGAAATCTTGATCAAACCCAATATTTCTGGAGTAGTGGAAGAGGTCTTTATCGAAGCAGGAGAATATGTGAAATCAGGAGATTTGATAGCGCAAATTCGTGTTATCCCTAATGTGTCTTCACTAACTAGTGCGAAGAATGGTATTTCTTCAAGTCAGACTGCATTACAAACAGCCGAGATCAATCTGCAAACCCAACAGTCTAATTATGATAGACAAAAGGCACTTTTTGAAAAAGGGGTGATTTCTGCTAATGATTTTGAAGGTGTCAAGAACACCTACCTTCAAACAAAACAAGCGGTGGCTCAGGCAAGAATTAACTTAAATTCGGCTTCTCAAAATTACGATATTATCAAAACAGGAACCACTAGCGGACTTGGGAATATTGCCCAAACGCAAGTGCGTGCAACGGTATCGGGTATGGTGCTAGATGTTCCTGTAAAGGCGGGTAATCAAGTGATTGAGGCCAATAACTTTAATGAAGGCACCTCTATTGCATCCTTAGCAGATGTTCAAAAAATGATTTTTGAAGGTAAGGTTGATGAAAGTGAAGTAGGAAAAATTAAAGAAGGCTTGCCTTTGGAAATAACGGTTGGTGCCATAGAGGATGAAAAATTTGATGCTGTTTTAGATTATATCGCCCCAAAAGGTGTGGCAGAAAATGGCGCCGTACAGTTTGCAATCAAAGGTTCTCTAAAGTCTATTGATTCTACATTTATTAGAGCAGGTCTAAGCGCAAATGCTTCTATTATTTTAGAAAAGGCCGAAAATGTACTCGCTATTAAAGAAGCTTTGGTGCAATACGATAAGGATACCAAAAAGCCTTATGTAGAACTGGTTATAGGAGATCAGGAGTTTGAAAGAAGAGATGTTGAATTAGGCATAAGCGATGGCATTAATGTAGAAGTAAAAAGTGGCCTAACCAAAGACGATAAAATCAAGGTTTGGAACCAAGTACAAGGGGTTCCTAATTACGCCCAACAGTAA
- a CDS encoding TolC family protein: MRKTITFIVALITLGLHAQDKKWTLIECVEYALENNISVKQSELDVQSTDIDRMVAVGNFLPSLNLSGSVSENTGLSFNPVTNNAQTTTFLSATGRINVGYTLFDGLRNLRQVQRAKISKLASEYRLDKMKDDISLFVANAYLQVILNKANLEVLTSQNLVTKDQIERTQQLVDAGSLPRGDLLEIQATDATEQQGIVNAENQIQISLISLAQLLLIKDYENFDVEDEGYDIVDDGISEKNISEIISSARNNRSEIKIAEQDVELAEKDLQIARGSYLPTLSAFFGYDTRYTDATSFTQVQDPDNPVSIEQIGVVQETGQAVVGEFPNTVPQITGADPFIDQLYQNDGIGYGLQLNIPIFNGFATRANVNRGKINLERSKFQLEQAELDLESNVYQAYVDAKGALKSYEAAKSALASQELAYDYAKERYDVGLTNAFDFSQSKLRYDNTKIDLNNAKYDYIFKLKVLELYFGIPATDLKF, encoded by the coding sequence ATGAGAAAAACAATAACGTTCATAGTAGCTTTAATCACTTTAGGCCTCCATGCTCAAGATAAAAAATGGACCTTAATTGAATGCGTTGAATATGCTCTTGAAAATAACATTTCAGTAAAGCAAAGTGAATTAGATGTGCAATCTACCGATATAGACCGCATGGTAGCGGTTGGTAATTTTTTGCCAAGTTTAAATCTTAGTGGTAGCGTTTCTGAAAATACAGGTCTTAGTTTTAACCCGGTAACAAATAACGCCCAAACCACAACATTTCTTTCTGCTACAGGTCGTATCAATGTTGGGTACACGCTTTTTGACGGTCTTCGAAATTTAAGACAGGTACAGCGCGCCAAAATTTCTAAATTGGCTAGTGAGTATCGCTTAGATAAAATGAAGGATGATATTTCTCTATTTGTAGCTAACGCCTATTTACAAGTAATATTGAACAAGGCAAACTTAGAGGTTTTGACATCTCAAAATTTGGTAACGAAAGATCAAATTGAAAGAACCCAACAGTTAGTAGATGCAGGTTCGTTGCCTAGAGGAGATCTTTTAGAAATTCAAGCAACAGATGCTACAGAACAACAAGGTATTGTAAATGCTGAAAATCAAATCCAAATTTCTTTGATCAGCTTGGCACAATTGTTACTGATTAAGGATTATGAGAATTTTGATGTTGAGGATGAGGGTTATGATATTGTTGATGATGGTATTTCAGAAAAGAACATTTCAGAAATCATATCTTCCGCAAGAAATAACAGATCTGAGATAAAAATTGCAGAGCAGGATGTGGAATTGGCAGAAAAAGATCTGCAAATAGCACGAGGGTCTTATTTACCAACGCTTTCTGCATTTTTTGGTTATGATACACGTTATACCGATGCCACATCTTTTACTCAGGTTCAAGATCCTGACAATCCAGTAAGCATTGAGCAAATTGGCGTTGTTCAAGAAACAGGTCAAGCTGTAGTTGGTGAGTTTCCTAATACTGTACCTCAAATTACGGGTGCAGATCCATTTATTGATCAGCTTTATCAAAATGACGGTATTGGATACGGTTTGCAATTAAACATTCCTATTTTTAATGGATTTGCAACCAGAGCCAATGTCAATAGAGGTAAAATCAATTTAGAGCGTTCTAAATTTCAATTAGAGCAAGCTGAGCTTGATTTAGAATCGAATGTTTATCAGGCTTATGTAGATGCAAAAGGAGCGCTTAAATCTTACGAGGCAGCTAAATCGGCGCTAGCGTCTCAAGAACTGGCTTATGATTATGCAAAAGAACGTTATGATGTAGGGTTAACCAACGCCTTTGATTTTAGTCAATCAAAGTTACGTTATGACAACACTAAAATCGATTTGAACAATGCCAAGTATGATTATATCTTTAAATTAAAAGTGTTAGAACTGTACTTCGGAATACCAGCAACAGATTTAAAATTTTAA